The following proteins come from a genomic window of Falco rusticolus isolate bFalRus1 chromosome 9, bFalRus1.pri, whole genome shotgun sequence:
- the SPOUT1 gene encoding putative methyltransferase C9orf114 homolog — protein sequence MADGGVGRPQGLQAVERKVDWRRWKQERKAEKKKWREVKLLKKLEKQRVRERELAEKQAGEQEPSADRGRHHTLSVALPGSILNNAQSLELRTYLAGQIARACAIFCVDEIVVFDEHGEDVKSVEGDFDGIGRRGKACVQLARILQYLECPQYLRKSFFPKHEDLQFAGLLNPLDSPHHMRVDEDSEYREGVVLDRPTKPDRGSFVNCGMRKEVQIDRQLKPGLRVTVRLAEPQKPEARVRKGTVVSTHHPRTVSGLYWGYSVRLASCLSAVFSECPFKEGYDLSIGTSERGSSVDQATLPSFRHALVVFGGLEGLEAGVDVDPNLEVTDPSVLFDFYLNTCPNQGSRTIRTEEALLISLSALRPHIDEAVRTPSAS from the exons ATGGCGGACGGCGGCGTGGGGCGGCCGCAGGGTCTGCAG GCTGTGGAGAGGAAGGTGGACTGGCGGCGCTGGAAGCAGGAGA GGAAGGCGGAGAAGAAGAAGTGGCGGGAGgtgaagctgctgaagaagctggagaagcagcGGGTGCGGGAGCGGGAGCTGGCGGAGAAGCAGGCGGGGGAGCAGGAGCCCAGCGCAGACCGAG GGCGGCACCACACGCTGAGCGTAGCCCTGCCAGGCTCCATCCTGAACAACGCCCAGTCGCTGGAGCTGCGCACCTACCTTGCTGGCCAGATCGCCCGGGCCTGTGCCATTTTCTGCGTGGATGAGATCGTCGTGTTTGATGAGCACGGAGAAGATGTAAA gaGCGTGGAGGGGGACTTTGATGGAATTGGGAGGAGAGGCAAGGCTTGCGTGCAGCTGGCTCGGATCCTGCAGTACTTGGAGTGTCCTCA GTACTTGAGGAAAtccttttttccaaaacatgagGATCTGCAGTTTGCAG GGCTGCTCAACCCCCTGGACAGCCCCCATCACATGCGTGTGGATGAGGATTCAGAGTACCGAGAAGGGGTGGTCTTGGACCGGCCAACTAAGCCAGACAGAGGCTCTTTTGTTAACTGTGGGATGCGGAAG GAGGTGCAGATCGACAGACAGCTGAAGCCTGGACTGCGAGTCACTGTGCGCCTGGCAGAACCCCAGAAGCCAG AAGCCAGAGTGCGGAAAGGCACCGTGGTGTCCACACACCACCCTCGGACAGTCTCAGGCTTGTACTGGGGTTACAGCGTCCGCCTTGCCTCCTGCTTGA GTGCTGTCTTTTCAGAGTGCCCATTCAAGGAAGGCTATGACCTCTCTATTGGGACCTCAGAGCGGGGCAGCTCTGTAGATCAGGCCACTCTCCCGTCCTTCAG GCATGCCCTCGTCGTGTTTGGAGGTCTTGAGGGCTTGGAAGCTGGGGTTGACGTGGACCCAAACCTGGAGGTCACAGACCCAAGCGTCTTATTTGACTTCTACCTGAACACTTGTCCCAACCAAGGCAGCAGAACCATCCGGACAGAG GAAGCATTGCTGATCTCTCTGTCTGCGCTGAGACCCCACATAGATGAGGCCGTGAGGACACCCAGCGCcagctga
- the ENDOG gene encoding endonuclease G, mitochondrial, whose amino-acid sequence MLRARWLLPGAALALGAGLGAALGARRRPESDAVAALLGRLPVVPAVAAAGPPGAAGGELAKYGLPGLAQLRARGSYLLCYDPRSRGALWVIERLERERLRGPSERAACVFREDDSVHEYHRATNADYRGSGFDRGHLAAAANHRWSQEAMQDTFYLSNVAPQDPHLNAHAWNSLERYSRSLARSNKDVYVCTGPLYLPRMEADGKMYVKYQVIGKNHVAVPTHFFKVLILEKESGEIELRSYVMPNSPVDEKIPLERFLVPIESIERASGLLFVPNILKRTSNLKAITAGNQR is encoded by the exons ATGCTGCGCGCCCGGTGGCTGCTGCCCGGCGCCGCGCTGGCCCtgggcgcggggctgggggcggccctgggcgcccggcggcggcccgAGAGCGACGCGGTGGCGGCGCTGCTGGGCCGCCTGCCCGTGGTGCCCGCCGTGGCGGCGGCCGGCccgccgggggcggcggggggcgagCTGGCCAAGTACGGGCTGCCCGGGCTGGCGCAGCTGCGCGCGCGCGGCTCCTACCTGCTGTGCTACGACCCGCGCAGCCGCGGCGCGCTCTGGGTGATCGAGCGGCTCGAGCGCGAGCGGCTGCGCGGGCCCTCGGAGCGCGCCGCCTGCGTGTTCCGCGAGGACGACTCGGTGCACGAGTACCACCGCGCCACCAACGCCGACTACCGCGGCAGCGGCTTCGACCGCGGGCACCTGGCGGCCGCCGCCAACCACCGCTGGAGCCAGGAGGCCATGCAGGACACCTTCTACCTCAGCAACGTGGCCCCGCAG GACCCCCACCTGAACGCGCACGCCTGGAACAGCCTGGAGCGGTACAGCAGGAGCTTGGCCAGGAGCAACAAGGACGTCTACGTCTGCACGGGGCCGCTTTACCTGCCCAG GATGGAGGCGGACGGGAAGATGTATGTCAAGTACCAGGTGATCGGGAAGAACCACGTAGCCGTCCCCACCCACTTCTTCAAGGTGCTCATCTTGGAAAAGGAGAGCGGGGAGATAGAGTTGCGCTCCTACGTGATGCCAAACAGCCCCGTGGATGAGAAGATCCCCCTGGAACGGTTCCTGGTTCCTATTGAGAGTATTGAGCGAGCCTCGGGGCTTCTCTTTGTCCCCAACATCCTGAAGAGAACAAGTAACTTGAAAGCTATCACAGCTGGAAACCAGCGTTGA
- the TBC1D13 gene encoding TBC1 domain family member 13 isoform X1 has translation MWRGARRGAREARNKRCNACGSAPFRIADFQEVLGEPTVALAKLRDLCFSGIPFDGGLRCLCWKILLNYLPLEKALWSSLLKKQRDLYSQFLKEMIIQPGIAKANLGVSREDVTLEDHPLNPNPDSRWNTYFKDNEVLLQIDKDVRRLYPDMAFFQRPTDYPCLLILDPQNEFETLRKRVEQTTLKSQTVARNRSGVTNVSSPLKTTPSSLSEYEVLPNGCEAHWEVVERILFIYAKLNPGIAYVQGMNEIVGPLYYTFATDPNSEWKEHAEADTFFCFTNLMAEIRDNFIKSLDDSQCGITYKMEKVYSTLKEKDVELYLKLQEQNIKPQFFAFRWLTLLLSQEFLLPDVIRIWDSLFADDKRFDFLLLVCCAMLTLIRDQLLEGDFTLNMRLLQDYPISDVHLILKKAKELQDSK, from the exons ATGTGGcggggggcccggcggggggccAGGGAGGCCCGTAACAAGCGCTGTAACGCCTGCGGCTCCGCTCCCTTTAGGATCGCGGACTTCCAGGAGGTGCTCGGCGAACCCACGGTGGCTCTGGCCAAGCTCCGCGACCTCTGCTTCAGCG GAATTCCTTTTGACGGTGGGCTgcgctgcctgtgctggaag ATACTCCTGAACTACCTCCCATTAGAGAAAGCCTTATGGAGCTCTTTGCTCAAGAAACAGAG gGATCTGTATTCCCAGTTCCTAAAGGAAATGATTATACAGCCTGGGATCGCCAAAGCCAACCTGGGTGTTTCAAGGGAAGATGTGACCTTAGAAGATCAC CCCCTCAATCCAAATCCAGACAGTCGATGGAATACTTACTTCAAGGATAATGAAGTGCTTCTCCAGATAGACAAAGATGTCAG GAGGCTGTACCCTGACATGGCATTTTTCCAGCGCCCAACGGACTACCCCTGCCTTTTAATCCTGGACCCCCAAAATGAGTTTGAGACGCTGCGCAAGCGGGTGGAGCAGACCACGCTCAAGTCGCAGACGGTGGCACGAAACCGCAGCGGGGTCACAAAT GTGAGCTCCCCTCTTAAAACGACACCCAGTTCTCTGAGCGAGTATGAAGTTCTGCCTAATGGCTGTGAAGCTCACTGGGAAGTGGTGGAGCGAATCCTGTTCATCTATGCCAAGCTGAACCCTGGGATAGCATATGTTCAGGGGATGAATGAAATTGTGGGGCCTCTTTACTACACCTTTGCTACAGATCCAAACAGCGAATGGAAAG aaCACGCTGAAGCagacacatttttctgctttaccaATCTAATGGCTGAAATTCGGGACAACTTCATTAAGAGCCTGGATGATTCTCAGTGTGGTATTACCTACAAAATGGAGAAGGTCTACTCCaccctgaaagaaaaagatgtggaGCTGTATTTGAAACTG CAAGAACAGAACATCAAACCCCAGTTCTTTGCCTTCCGCTGGCTGACGCTGCTCTTGTCCCAAGAGTTCCTGCTGCCAGATGTCATCCGTATCTGGGACTCCCTCTTCGCTGATGATAAGCgctttgattttcttctgctcGTCTGTTGTGCCATGTTGAC attAATACGGGATCAGTTGCTGGAAGGAGACTTCACTCTGAACATGAGGCTGCTACAG GATTATCCTATCTCTGATGTTCATCTGATTTTGAAGAAGGCAAAGGAACTTCAAGATTCCAAATAG
- the TBC1D13 gene encoding TBC1 domain family member 13 isoform X2, which yields MSRLHQSRIADFQEVLGEPTVALAKLRDLCFSGIPFDGGLRCLCWKILLNYLPLEKALWSSLLKKQRDLYSQFLKEMIIQPGIAKANLGVSREDVTLEDHPLNPNPDSRWNTYFKDNEVLLQIDKDVRRLYPDMAFFQRPTDYPCLLILDPQNEFETLRKRVEQTTLKSQTVARNRSGVTNVSSPLKTTPSSLSEYEVLPNGCEAHWEVVERILFIYAKLNPGIAYVQGMNEIVGPLYYTFATDPNSEWKEHAEADTFFCFTNLMAEIRDNFIKSLDDSQCGITYKMEKVYSTLKEKDVELYLKLQEQNIKPQFFAFRWLTLLLSQEFLLPDVIRIWDSLFADDKRFDFLLLVCCAMLTLIRDQLLEGDFTLNMRLLQDYPISDVHLILKKAKELQDSK from the exons ATGTCGCGGTtgcaccagagcag GATCGCGGACTTCCAGGAGGTGCTCGGCGAACCCACGGTGGCTCTGGCCAAGCTCCGCGACCTCTGCTTCAGCG GAATTCCTTTTGACGGTGGGCTgcgctgcctgtgctggaag ATACTCCTGAACTACCTCCCATTAGAGAAAGCCTTATGGAGCTCTTTGCTCAAGAAACAGAG gGATCTGTATTCCCAGTTCCTAAAGGAAATGATTATACAGCCTGGGATCGCCAAAGCCAACCTGGGTGTTTCAAGGGAAGATGTGACCTTAGAAGATCAC CCCCTCAATCCAAATCCAGACAGTCGATGGAATACTTACTTCAAGGATAATGAAGTGCTTCTCCAGATAGACAAAGATGTCAG GAGGCTGTACCCTGACATGGCATTTTTCCAGCGCCCAACGGACTACCCCTGCCTTTTAATCCTGGACCCCCAAAATGAGTTTGAGACGCTGCGCAAGCGGGTGGAGCAGACCACGCTCAAGTCGCAGACGGTGGCACGAAACCGCAGCGGGGTCACAAAT GTGAGCTCCCCTCTTAAAACGACACCCAGTTCTCTGAGCGAGTATGAAGTTCTGCCTAATGGCTGTGAAGCTCACTGGGAAGTGGTGGAGCGAATCCTGTTCATCTATGCCAAGCTGAACCCTGGGATAGCATATGTTCAGGGGATGAATGAAATTGTGGGGCCTCTTTACTACACCTTTGCTACAGATCCAAACAGCGAATGGAAAG aaCACGCTGAAGCagacacatttttctgctttaccaATCTAATGGCTGAAATTCGGGACAACTTCATTAAGAGCCTGGATGATTCTCAGTGTGGTATTACCTACAAAATGGAGAAGGTCTACTCCaccctgaaagaaaaagatgtggaGCTGTATTTGAAACTG CAAGAACAGAACATCAAACCCCAGTTCTTTGCCTTCCGCTGGCTGACGCTGCTCTTGTCCCAAGAGTTCCTGCTGCCAGATGTCATCCGTATCTGGGACTCCCTCTTCGCTGATGATAAGCgctttgattttcttctgctcGTCTGTTGTGCCATGTTGAC attAATACGGGATCAGTTGCTGGAAGGAGACTTCACTCTGAACATGAGGCTGCTACAG GATTATCCTATCTCTGATGTTCATCTGATTTTGAAGAAGGCAAAGGAACTTCAAGATTCCAAATAG